The following are from one region of the Alicyclobacillus fastidiosus genome:
- a CDS encoding polyprenyl synthetase family protein, with amino-acid sequence MSYLESCKSELNQYLETALVTSGLAKTLYDAMNYSLLNDGKRLRPALCMATAETFGVDRQAVLPAAAALEMIHSYSLIHDDLPCMDDDDLRRGQPTNHKVFGDAMALLAGDGLLTEAFVQLSKPLSGVSADRQVSMLQTLALRAGAAGMVGGQAVDVELTGHEGTLADVEFIHLHKTARLIQASIEIGALFPELPTECVQALSVYGESLGLAFQMIDDVLDVVGSQEELGKTPGKDVQANKLTYPRFLGIEATREQAAQVIARGEQALAQVGIASSQLKELQSVVLERTH; translated from the coding sequence ATGTCCTATCTCGAAAGCTGTAAATCGGAACTCAATCAGTACTTGGAAACGGCTCTCGTCACGAGTGGCCTCGCGAAGACCCTGTACGATGCGATGAATTACAGTTTGCTGAACGACGGCAAGCGCCTTCGCCCGGCACTGTGCATGGCGACGGCGGAGACCTTCGGAGTCGACCGACAGGCTGTACTGCCTGCTGCCGCTGCGTTGGAGATGATTCATAGCTATTCGCTGATCCACGACGATCTGCCTTGCATGGACGACGACGACTTGCGCCGTGGGCAACCGACCAACCACAAGGTGTTTGGAGATGCGATGGCATTGCTCGCTGGAGATGGACTTTTGACCGAGGCGTTCGTTCAACTGTCAAAGCCTTTATCTGGTGTCTCGGCGGATCGCCAGGTGTCGATGTTGCAGACGCTCGCCCTGCGAGCCGGCGCTGCAGGCATGGTTGGAGGACAGGCGGTCGACGTCGAGTTGACTGGACACGAGGGGACGCTCGCCGATGTGGAATTCATCCATCTGCACAAGACGGCGCGGCTTATCCAGGCTTCGATTGAAATCGGAGCACTGTTCCCAGAATTGCCGACAGAGTGCGTGCAGGCGCTGTCCGTGTACGGCGAATCGCTGGGGCTGGCCTTTCAGATGATCGACGACGTGTTGGACGTCGTCGGCTCGCAAGAAGAACTGGGCAAGACGCCGGGCAAGGATGTACAGGCGAACAAACTGACGTACCCACGATTTCTCGGCATCGAGGCGACTCGGGAGCAGGCGGCGCAGGTCATCGCTCGCGGTGAGCAGGCGCTGGCGCAGGTCGGTATTGCGTCGAGTCAATTGAAAGAACTGCAATCGGTGGTTCTGGAACGCACCCACTAA
- a CDS encoding NAD(+)/NADH kinase, with product MRKIALLYNPSKAQACSIRDELNRLLTDGGIAVTHVAVDHATDILEVEPEIRFVELAMVLGGDGTLLGVARQLAPHNIPLLGINIGHLGFLTESEPSQLRPAVSRIIQNEYNLEHRMMLEAEVYRNGELLDKFTALNEVGTGKGAFARMVTVDVHVDGVYVDTYRGDGVIISTPTGSTAYSLSCGGPIVSPNLQVMLITPVCPHTLFSRPCVIDAQQVVKLTVKASHSDLGMTVDGQQGVHVLSGDEIFVKKAPFDTTLVRWPDREFFGVLRSKLHNGNGDAPALA from the coding sequence GTGCGGAAAATCGCACTTTTATACAACCCAAGCAAGGCGCAGGCGTGCTCCATACGGGATGAGCTGAATCGCCTGTTGACGGATGGGGGCATCGCGGTTACACACGTCGCTGTCGATCACGCCACGGACATCCTCGAAGTCGAACCCGAAATCCGCTTCGTGGAGCTGGCCATGGTACTCGGGGGTGACGGCACGTTGCTTGGCGTAGCTCGTCAGTTGGCTCCGCACAACATTCCGCTGCTCGGTATCAACATTGGGCATTTGGGCTTCCTGACCGAGTCTGAGCCGTCGCAATTGAGACCGGCTGTGTCGAGAATCATTCAGAATGAATACAACCTTGAGCATCGAATGATGTTAGAAGCAGAAGTCTATAGAAATGGCGAACTGCTGGACAAGTTCACCGCGCTCAACGAAGTGGGGACGGGGAAGGGGGCGTTCGCACGCATGGTCACTGTCGACGTGCACGTCGATGGTGTATACGTGGATACCTACCGCGGAGATGGGGTCATCATCTCCACGCCGACGGGATCGACCGCGTATTCGCTATCCTGCGGAGGGCCCATCGTCAGCCCCAATTTGCAGGTGATGTTGATCACGCCGGTTTGCCCGCACACATTGTTTTCCAGGCCGTGTGTCATCGATGCACAGCAAGTCGTCAAGTTGACCGTGAAAGCGAGTCACAGCGATTTGGGGATGACCGTAGATGGGCAACAGGGTGTTCACGTGCTGAGCGGCGACGAGATTTTTGTCAAAAAGGCACCGTTCGATACGACCTTGGTGCGCTGGCCGGACAGGGAGTTCTTTGGTGTCTTGCGCAGTAAATTACATAACGGGAACGGCGACGCTCCAGCGCTTGCTTGA
- the dxs gene encoding 1-deoxy-D-xylulose-5-phosphate synthase, translating to MNILDQIDEPEKLKRLTTSELVQLAAEIRAFLVESVSKTGGHFGANLGVVELTLALHRVFHSPEDKIVWDVGHQAYVHKLLTGRREGFASLRQFGGMAGFPRRDESEHDQFGVGHASTSISAALGMAVARDIQKKDNHVIAVIGDGALTGGMAMEALNHAGHLGTNLLVVLNDNEMSISENVGAVSKYLTKLRSDPTYARAKADLEQILRRLPAIGNRLTNTLERFKDGMRNLVVPGQFFEAFGFRYLGPVDGHDLAGMIHTLEDAKRLKGPVLLHVITQKGKGYASAENANDKWHAWPTPKGDKQLKSYSQIFAETLRDLAKDDPRIVAVSAAMLPGTGLTSFQSAFPDRCFDVGIAEQHAATFCAGLATQGMRPVFAVYSTFLQRAYDQLIHDVAIQNLPVLFAVDRAGLVGADGETHQGAFDISYARTLPNVTIMMPKDAAELRQMIHTAFSLNGPCIVRYPRADTPPLVETSPIEDVPIGRAEVVREGSQVAILALGPMVAMAQTAADELQQAHGVSARVVNLRFVKPLDEELVVECGRHMPIVTVEEASIMGGVGSAILEALSAADVCTPLHRLGLPDEFVPHGGRNELLRSIGLTVDGIVQACLDVISVQTASPSQTAVED from the coding sequence ATGAACATCTTGGACCAGATAGATGAACCAGAAAAATTAAAGCGTTTGACGACGTCGGAGCTCGTGCAACTGGCCGCCGAGATCCGGGCATTTCTCGTCGAATCGGTCTCCAAGACAGGGGGACACTTTGGTGCCAACTTGGGCGTGGTGGAACTCACCCTTGCTCTGCACCGCGTATTTCACAGCCCCGAGGACAAAATTGTCTGGGATGTCGGGCATCAGGCCTATGTGCACAAGTTGTTGACGGGTCGTCGGGAAGGGTTTGCCTCGCTGCGCCAATTCGGCGGTATGGCGGGATTTCCGCGGCGCGATGAGAGCGAGCACGATCAATTCGGCGTCGGACACGCGAGCACGTCCATTTCTGCCGCACTTGGGATGGCGGTCGCACGCGATATACAGAAGAAGGACAATCACGTGATCGCTGTCATCGGGGATGGGGCGCTGACGGGCGGCATGGCCATGGAGGCGCTCAACCACGCAGGTCACTTGGGGACGAATTTGCTGGTTGTCCTCAACGACAATGAAATGTCCATCTCGGAAAACGTTGGCGCAGTGTCCAAATACCTGACGAAATTGCGCTCAGACCCGACCTATGCCCGGGCCAAGGCAGACTTGGAACAAATTCTGCGACGCCTGCCGGCAATCGGGAATCGTTTGACGAACACGCTGGAGCGGTTTAAGGATGGCATGCGCAATTTGGTTGTGCCTGGTCAATTCTTTGAGGCGTTCGGCTTTCGCTACTTGGGTCCTGTCGACGGTCACGATTTGGCGGGGATGATTCACACGCTCGAGGACGCGAAGCGACTAAAGGGGCCTGTGCTCCTGCACGTGATCACGCAAAAGGGTAAAGGGTACGCCTCGGCGGAAAACGCGAACGACAAATGGCACGCCTGGCCGACTCCCAAGGGAGATAAGCAATTGAAATCTTACAGCCAAATCTTTGCGGAAACGCTGCGCGATTTGGCCAAGGATGACCCGCGCATCGTCGCGGTGTCGGCGGCGATGTTGCCAGGTACGGGATTAACTTCGTTTCAGTCGGCGTTTCCCGACCGCTGTTTCGACGTAGGCATCGCTGAACAGCACGCTGCCACGTTTTGTGCTGGACTCGCGACGCAGGGGATGCGTCCGGTATTCGCGGTGTACTCGACGTTCCTCCAGCGCGCCTATGATCAGCTGATTCACGACGTCGCGATTCAGAACTTGCCAGTGCTCTTCGCTGTCGATCGCGCCGGGCTCGTCGGCGCTGACGGCGAAACACACCAGGGCGCGTTCGACATCTCGTACGCTCGTACGCTTCCGAACGTGACCATCATGATGCCGAAGGACGCAGCCGAGTTGCGCCAGATGATTCATACGGCATTCAGCTTGAACGGTCCTTGTATCGTCCGCTATCCTCGGGCCGATACCCCGCCGTTAGTCGAAACGTCTCCCATCGAGGACGTGCCAATCGGCAGGGCCGAGGTGGTGCGAGAGGGATCGCAAGTGGCGATTCTCGCGCTCGGTCCGATGGTCGCGATGGCCCAGACGGCGGCTGACGAGTTGCAGCAGGCTCACGGCGTTTCTGCGAGGGTCGTCAACCTGCGGTTTGTGAAACCCTTAGACGAGGAACTCGTGGTGGAGTGCGGGCGACACATGCCGATTGTCACCGTCGAGGAGGCATCGATCATGGGAGGGGTCGGCTCGGCGATCCTCGAGGCGCTCTCCGCCGCTGATGTGTGCACACCACTTCACCGCCTCGGTTTGCCGGATGAGTTTGTCCCGCATGGCGGGCGCAACGAGTTATTGAGATCGATCGGGTTGACGGTCGATGGCATCGTCCAGGCGTGCCTCGACGTCATTTCCGTTCAGACCGCCAGCCCAAGTCAGACAGCGGTGGAGGACTAA
- a CDS encoding tetrahydrofolate dehydrogenase/cyclohydrolase catalytic domain-containing protein encodes MARILDGKAIAAAVKQDLAMEIAQLRECGVQPKLVVVLVGDDAASASYVRSKERLARELGMEAEVIRLAADVSEVELLRQIELQNADDAVDALLVQLPLPDHIDTDRVLAAVDPNKDVDGFHPQNIGRYAMGSPLVWPCTTAGILEILVRSSVPLAGQTAVVVGRSRIVGWPTAQLLLAHNATVVQCHSRTKDLTEFTRQADILVVAAGQAGLIGVDDVREGAVVIDVGINRVDGRLVGDVDFDSVVAKAGAITPVPGGVGPLTVAMLMKNTVRLARLRRLTKGDER; translated from the coding sequence ATGGCACGGATTCTGGATGGTAAGGCTATCGCCGCAGCGGTAAAACAGGACTTGGCAATGGAGATAGCACAGTTGCGGGAGTGCGGGGTCCAACCAAAACTGGTTGTGGTCTTGGTCGGGGACGATGCGGCATCGGCGAGCTACGTGAGGTCGAAGGAGCGCTTGGCACGAGAACTCGGCATGGAAGCGGAGGTCATCAGGCTTGCGGCGGACGTGAGCGAGGTCGAATTGCTCCGTCAAATCGAGTTGCAGAACGCGGACGACGCCGTCGATGCACTGCTCGTTCAACTGCCGCTCCCGGATCACATCGATACAGATCGGGTGCTGGCGGCGGTCGATCCGAACAAGGACGTGGATGGGTTTCATCCACAGAACATCGGTCGCTACGCAATGGGTTCGCCGTTGGTCTGGCCCTGCACGACGGCGGGTATTCTCGAGATTCTCGTGCGCTCGAGCGTCCCTCTCGCGGGGCAGACGGCGGTCGTCGTGGGACGCAGTCGCATCGTCGGGTGGCCGACGGCTCAACTCCTACTGGCGCACAACGCGACGGTGGTTCAGTGTCACAGTCGAACCAAGGACTTGACCGAATTTACCCGCCAGGCGGATATCCTCGTCGTCGCGGCTGGACAAGCCGGTTTAATTGGGGTGGATGACGTGCGCGAGGGGGCCGTCGTCATCGACGTCGGGATCAATCGCGTGGATGGCCGTCTCGTGGGCGACGTCGACTTTGATTCAGTGGTTGCAAAGGCGGGCGCTATCACGCCGGTACCTGGAGGTGTCGGTCCGCTGACCGTGGCGATGCTCATGAAAAACACCGTGCGACTCGCGAGGCTGCGACGTCTGACAAAGGGGGATGAACGGTGA
- the xseA gene encoding exodeoxyribonuclease VII large subunit, which translates to MNAASPAAANANVFSVTQLNRAIKDRLETDPNLLQCHVSGEISNFKHHTSGHMYFTLKDEQSRVRAVMFAGRNRRLRFRPEDGMRVVCTGSVSVFDRDGQYQLYVDDMQPDGIGALYVQFEQLRNRLQAEGLFSQVRKRPLPAYPTRIGVVTSPTGAVIRDICTTIERRFPLAKVILAPAAVQGAGAAKTLVAGLRRLWSLKEPVDVIIIGRGGGSLEELWPFNEEVVARAVANSPIPVVSAVGHETDVTICDFVADVRAATPTAAAELVAPHRQDMNYQLTQALARSVGAITNQVRASRQVLRGLAERPVLREPKRMIDKERQSVDYVEGRLRDALVRPVRVARRQYVDVERRLLRVDLKRRIDTLKYQTQSLKDRSSQSVKGHLDRSDAWLERQIGVLEAMNPLSVLRRGYSVVYDESKDEIISSTAQLPAGRRIRIRVADGTVSADVVDDGGVYTRGEQTRLDI; encoded by the coding sequence GTGAACGCTGCCAGTCCGGCCGCTGCGAATGCAAATGTGTTCAGCGTCACGCAGTTAAATCGAGCGATCAAGGACCGCCTCGAGACAGATCCAAATCTGCTCCAGTGTCACGTGTCCGGAGAGATTTCAAACTTTAAGCACCACACCAGCGGGCACATGTATTTTACCCTCAAGGACGAACAAAGCCGCGTACGGGCGGTCATGTTCGCAGGTCGCAATCGGCGGCTTCGGTTTCGGCCAGAGGACGGCATGCGCGTCGTCTGTACGGGAAGTGTCAGCGTCTTCGATCGCGACGGCCAATACCAACTGTACGTGGACGACATGCAGCCCGACGGCATTGGTGCTCTCTATGTGCAATTCGAACAATTGCGCAACCGTCTGCAGGCCGAGGGGCTGTTCTCGCAGGTTAGAAAGCGCCCTCTGCCTGCGTATCCGACGCGCATAGGCGTCGTCACCTCGCCGACGGGCGCGGTCATCCGCGACATTTGTACGACGATTGAACGACGCTTTCCTCTGGCGAAGGTGATCTTGGCGCCGGCTGCGGTTCAGGGAGCCGGAGCCGCGAAAACCCTCGTTGCAGGGTTGCGCCGGCTGTGGAGCCTGAAGGAGCCTGTTGACGTGATCATCATCGGGCGCGGTGGCGGTTCCCTAGAGGAGCTTTGGCCGTTTAATGAAGAGGTTGTCGCACGCGCCGTCGCCAATTCGCCCATCCCTGTGGTATCGGCCGTCGGCCACGAGACAGATGTTACCATCTGTGACTTCGTCGCCGATGTGCGGGCGGCGACGCCCACCGCTGCCGCGGAGTTGGTGGCGCCGCACCGGCAAGATATGAACTATCAATTGACGCAGGCCTTGGCGAGGTCAGTGGGGGCGATCACGAATCAGGTCAGGGCCTCGAGACAGGTACTTCGGGGGCTTGCTGAACGACCTGTGCTTCGCGAACCGAAGCGGATGATCGACAAGGAGCGGCAGTCGGTCGATTATGTTGAGGGTAGATTGCGGGATGCGCTCGTTCGCCCGGTACGTGTGGCGCGGCGGCAGTACGTCGATGTGGAACGACGATTGTTGCGTGTGGACCTAAAGCGGCGGATCGATACACTCAAGTACCAGACGCAGTCGTTGAAGGATCGATCGAGCCAAAGCGTCAAAGGCCATCTCGATCGCTCTGATGCGTGGCTGGAGCGCCAGATTGGGGTCCTTGAGGCGATGAATCCTCTAAGTGTTTTGCGTAGAGGATATAGTGTTGTTTATGATGAGTCTAAGGACGAGATTATTTCGAGCACGGCACAACTTCCTGCCGGCCGCCGGATTCGCATTCGGGTGGCAGATGGAACTGTGTCTGCAGATGTCGTCGACGATGGAGGAGTTTATACGCGTGGAGAGCAAACCAGACTTGACATTTGA
- the xseB gene encoding exodeoxyribonuclease VII small subunit — MESKPDLTFEEAMKKLEDIVRQLESGSLPLAESLDRYQESMHLVKFCREQLDKAEFKLEQLSMDEVEAVPDAEDGSPTE, encoded by the coding sequence GTGGAGAGCAAACCAGACTTGACATTTGAGGAAGCTATGAAGAAATTGGAGGACATTGTCCGACAGTTGGAGTCAGGTTCCCTGCCTTTGGCTGAAAGCTTGGACAGATACCAGGAGTCGATGCACCTCGTCAAATTTTGTCGCGAGCAATTGGACAAGGCTGAATTCAAGTTAGAGCAACTCTCCATGGATGAGGTCGAGGCGGTACCTGACGCGGAAGATGGATCGCCCACAGAATGA
- a CDS encoding TlyA family RNA methyltransferase yields the protein MAGTRLDVLLHARGLYPSREAARRAVMAGLVKVGGERADKPGMKVHDDAVLDVVEPEHNFVSRGGLKLQQALERFDVDVTGRVAVDVGASTGGFTDCLLQHGAARVYAVDVGYGQLAWTLRNDPRVVVMERMNFRHADEALFDPRPSVAVMDVSFISTKLLFPKLAAVSVASADVLSLVKPQFEAGRGSVGKGGIVRDPRVHLRVLVDMLDHVTSVGWSCHGLTFSPISGGDGNIEFLAWWKMAEGASDNDWKSVAKAVVVEAWRELQGESVEVVLESPLT from the coding sequence ATGGCGGGAACTCGTTTAGATGTGTTGTTGCACGCTCGCGGACTGTATCCAAGTCGGGAAGCTGCGAGACGAGCTGTGATGGCTGGCTTAGTCAAGGTCGGCGGTGAGCGGGCGGATAAACCAGGGATGAAGGTGCACGACGATGCAGTCCTCGACGTCGTGGAACCGGAGCACAACTTTGTTTCGCGTGGTGGATTGAAGTTGCAACAGGCGTTAGAGCGGTTTGATGTCGATGTCACCGGCCGAGTCGCGGTCGACGTGGGGGCTTCGACAGGCGGATTTACCGACTGTCTCTTACAGCACGGTGCGGCCCGGGTGTACGCCGTGGATGTCGGGTATGGGCAACTGGCGTGGACGCTTCGCAACGACCCGAGAGTGGTGGTCATGGAACGGATGAATTTCCGCCACGCCGACGAGGCGCTGTTTGATCCAAGGCCCAGCGTCGCGGTGATGGACGTATCGTTCATCTCGACCAAACTGCTGTTCCCGAAGTTGGCCGCCGTGTCGGTCGCGAGTGCGGACGTCCTGAGCCTCGTCAAGCCTCAGTTCGAAGCTGGGCGCGGATCTGTTGGAAAAGGGGGCATTGTCCGCGATCCCAGGGTTCATCTACGGGTACTTGTGGACATGCTGGATCATGTCACGTCCGTAGGTTGGTCTTGTCATGGACTCACGTTTTCCCCGATCTCTGGGGGCGACGGCAACATTGAATTTCTGGCTTGGTGGAAGATGGCTGAGGGCGCCTCAGACAACGACTGGAAGAGCGTCGCGAAAGCGGTCGTCGTCGAAGCGTGGAGGGAGCTTCAGGGCGAGAGCGTCGAAGTGGTTTTAGAGAGTCCCCTGACCTGA
- the recN gene encoding DNA repair protein RecN, giving the protein MLTELYVENFVLIDSLRLEFGRGLHVFTGETGAGKSLLLDATRLALGGRASAASIQRGADHALVEAVFEVEANTPAARILADWEVDLDENTVIVSRSLYVNGRSTCRVNGRTVTVQMLKTLGDALVEMQGQHESQAMLTSRYQRTLIDLYGQHLDLVESTALSYRRVREARERLEAAQVSERERAQQIDILQFQIQEIEAADVTAGEEESLRAERQRLVAFEKFQSHVDEILSALEDPMHGAIAQLSVALHGAAELSIKVSDLEQVHEMISAAKANAEEAAFTTSKFASRLDVDPSRIQEIEDRLVAIRTLTRKYGPTLDDVLSHLMTSKAALNALMKHDEVIDACREELRDAQQAYLRLAERLSRARQEAAKRLQVQVQARLHDLHMNDARFEVSVTSDPDQWMEDGVDLVEFLFSGNPGEALAPLQKVASGGELSRTLLALKVVVADLEQVDTLIFDEIDAGVSGEAAQRVATMLRALGEHRQVLCVTHSAQVAAAGHEHFQIVKEMLDGRAHTVILGLDFTSRRDEIGRLLGAGVSDDTALRHADALLESFRKDTIAHT; this is encoded by the coding sequence ATGTTGACTGAATTGTATGTGGAGAATTTCGTCCTGATCGATTCCTTGCGCTTAGAGTTCGGACGTGGGCTACACGTGTTTACGGGTGAAACTGGGGCCGGCAAATCCCTTTTGCTCGACGCCACTCGGCTCGCTCTCGGCGGTCGTGCATCGGCTGCGTCCATCCAACGCGGCGCGGACCACGCCTTGGTCGAAGCGGTATTTGAGGTCGAAGCCAATACGCCTGCCGCACGCATTCTCGCGGATTGGGAAGTGGATCTCGACGAGAACACGGTCATCGTCTCGCGATCCCTCTATGTGAACGGCAGGTCCACCTGCCGTGTCAACGGCCGGACGGTCACCGTGCAAATGTTGAAAACGCTTGGGGACGCGCTCGTCGAAATGCAAGGCCAGCACGAATCGCAGGCGATGTTGACAAGCAGATATCAGCGGACACTCATCGATCTGTACGGACAGCATCTCGACCTCGTCGAGAGCACTGCCTTGTCGTATCGGCGTGTACGGGAAGCGAGGGAACGACTTGAGGCAGCGCAGGTCAGCGAGCGGGAGCGAGCGCAGCAGATCGACATCCTGCAGTTTCAGATCCAGGAGATCGAGGCTGCGGATGTCACTGCGGGAGAAGAGGAATCACTTCGCGCGGAACGTCAGCGTCTTGTGGCGTTTGAGAAGTTTCAGTCGCACGTGGACGAAATTTTGAGCGCTCTCGAGGATCCCATGCACGGCGCCATCGCCCAGCTGTCTGTTGCACTTCACGGCGCGGCTGAACTGTCTATCAAGGTTAGCGATTTGGAGCAAGTTCACGAGATGATTTCAGCGGCTAAGGCGAATGCCGAGGAAGCTGCGTTTACTACGAGCAAGTTCGCTTCACGATTGGATGTAGATCCGAGTCGAATTCAGGAAATTGAAGATCGGCTCGTCGCCATTCGGACGCTCACGCGCAAATACGGTCCGACGCTCGACGATGTTCTATCGCATCTGATGACGAGCAAGGCGGCGCTGAATGCGTTGATGAAACACGACGAGGTCATCGACGCCTGCCGTGAGGAGCTCCGTGACGCACAACAGGCCTATCTGCGATTGGCCGAGCGCTTGTCGAGGGCCCGCCAAGAGGCCGCCAAAAGGCTGCAAGTTCAAGTCCAAGCACGTTTGCACGATTTGCACATGAACGACGCTCGCTTCGAGGTGTCGGTGACCAGCGACCCTGATCAGTGGATGGAGGATGGGGTGGATCTCGTCGAGTTCTTATTCAGTGGGAATCCTGGTGAGGCCTTGGCACCGCTCCAAAAAGTTGCATCGGGCGGCGAATTATCGCGCACACTACTCGCATTAAAAGTGGTCGTGGCCGATTTGGAACAGGTCGACACCTTGATATTCGACGAGATCGATGCGGGAGTAAGTGGCGAGGCCGCGCAACGCGTCGCGACGATGCTGCGGGCACTAGGGGAACATCGTCAAGTGCTGTGCGTCACGCACTCGGCTCAGGTCGCAGCTGCCGGGCACGAGCACTTTCAAATCGTCAAGGAGATGCTGGACGGCCGGGCGCACACCGTGATTCTGGGGCTCGATTTCACCTCGCGACGGGACGAGATCGGACGCCTCTTAGGTGCAGGTGTATCGGACGATACAGCGCTCCGACATGCGGACGCACTGTTGGAAAGCTTCCGAAAGGACACCATCGCCCACACGTAG
- the spoIVB gene encoding SpoIVB peptidase, whose translation MAGRLRTIRFVGLLAIAVSCFTPAVQKMASTPTQVSMVTGDTVALPMAGTLTSTSSSSIASTDRASSSSCTVTSTNPGDTDISGKRFGIIPWKTHVHVEPAARVMIGGQAVGIRIQSTGPVVVGFRRLTDGSSPCANAHMQLGDRIISVNNRRIETASDLQAALRARAQALHMTVVRGNTTKQVTVSFKDASVHQLGLYVRDRTVGVGTLTFYDPTHHTFGALGHIITDADTGQPVVGAGGLYQASITGLQPGAAGAPGEKRGTFSSASTPLGHIDVNTPYGVFGSMLRPPVRTPVPGLMDVALPEQVHEGPATMYTVVHGTRVEGFDVRIDNVARQSNPATKSMIVRVTDPRLLSETGGIIQGMSGSPLVQDHRLIGAVTHVFVSDPTRGYAVYAMWMFRQTRLSGRQQVPSTASFLHPQRYAV comes from the coding sequence ATGGCTGGTCGCCTGCGCACGATTCGGTTTGTTGGACTTCTTGCAATTGCTGTATCCTGTTTCACACCCGCAGTACAAAAGATGGCTTCCACACCGACACAGGTCAGTATGGTCACCGGCGACACTGTCGCGCTCCCGATGGCCGGTACGCTAACATCGACATCGTCGTCATCCATTGCATCCACGGATAGGGCATCATCCTCTTCATGCACCGTCACATCCACAAATCCTGGAGATACCGACATCTCCGGCAAGCGTTTCGGAATTATTCCTTGGAAGACACACGTTCACGTCGAACCCGCTGCACGGGTCATGATTGGGGGGCAGGCGGTCGGTATTCGCATTCAAAGCACAGGGCCCGTAGTGGTGGGCTTTCGTCGGTTGACGGACGGTTCATCTCCGTGTGCGAACGCACATATGCAGTTGGGGGATCGCATCATCTCCGTCAACAATCGGCGCATTGAAACCGCGAGCGACCTACAAGCGGCCCTTCGAGCTCGGGCGCAGGCTTTGCACATGACCGTCGTACGCGGAAACACGACCAAACAGGTTACCGTGTCGTTCAAAGACGCCTCTGTCCATCAGCTTGGCCTGTACGTGCGAGACAGAACGGTAGGAGTGGGCACGTTGACGTTTTACGATCCCACCCATCACACGTTCGGCGCCCTTGGTCACATCATTACTGATGCCGATACGGGACAACCTGTGGTTGGGGCAGGTGGATTGTATCAGGCGTCCATCACGGGACTCCAGCCGGGTGCGGCCGGGGCTCCAGGCGAGAAACGCGGGACGTTCTCATCTGCGAGTACACCGCTCGGACACATTGACGTGAATACACCTTACGGAGTATTTGGGTCAATGTTGCGGCCGCCAGTGCGCACACCTGTGCCTGGCCTCATGGACGTGGCCCTTCCCGAGCAGGTACACGAGGGCCCGGCAACCATGTACACGGTAGTCCACGGCACGAGGGTTGAAGGGTTTGATGTGCGCATCGACAACGTGGCGCGCCAGTCCAATCCGGCGACGAAAAGCATGATTGTCCGGGTCACTGACCCACGACTCCTATCGGAAACAGGGGGCATCATCCAGGGGATGAGTGGAAGTCCGCTCGTTCAGGATCATCGTTTGATCGGGGCCGTCACCCACGTGTTCGTCTCGGATCCGACGCGTGGATATGCAGTGTACGCCATGTGGATGTTTCGGCAGACCCGCTTATCTGGACGGCAACAGGTGCCTTCCACAGCTTCGTTTCTTCATCCCCAACGATACGCGGTATAA